The Mya arenaria isolate MELC-2E11 chromosome 15, ASM2691426v1 genomic sequence GTGGAATGTCCCTCATGCATGTGGAGCTCTTGATGGCAAACACATTGCTCTGAGGAAGCCCCGCAGATCCGGCTCTGAATACTACAACTATAAAGGATTTTTCTCAATTGTGCTCATGGCTCTTGTTGATGCCAACTACAGGTTTCTGTGGATAGACGTCGGAGGTCATGGGCACATGTCAGATGCCCAGATATATAACAATTCAGAGCTCAGTGAGATGCTAGAAGATGGAACCATTGGCTTACCACCTCCAGAACCTCTTCCAAATGATGACCGTGATATGCCTTACTTCATTCTTGGTGACGATGCTTTTGGGTTAAGGACCTATTTGATGAAGCCCTTTGGAAGACGCGGCCTGGAAAGGGAGAAGCTCATAACCAATTACCGGCTATCTAGAGGAAGAAGAGTGGTCGAAAATGCATTTGGCATCCTGGCGGCCAGATTCAGAGTGCTTCTCACAACTATGCAGCAAACACCGGAAATTGCTGCAACCATAGTTGAATCGTGTGTGTGCTTGCACAATCTAATGAGGATTAGGTATCCCGGCCTACAACAAGCTCAACTGGACCAAGAGGATGACCAGCATAACCTTGTTCCTGGAGCCTGGAGAACGAATGAGATGCTGACTGCAATCCAGCAAGTAAGGGGCCATAATCGTGACGCAACCGACGCCAAACAGCAGAGGGAGTACTTATCCAAGTACTTTAATAGTGCAGCCGGGTCTGTGCCTTGGCAAGACAGAATGATAAACTAGCCACAATATAGTTTATAGTGAGATGACAGGACAGAAACAATATTCATACCTGAAATGACATTTGATTGTAGAGATCTTTTATCatattgtactgttttgtttgtaaGTTAACAGCTGAAACTGTTTTGTTTGCAAGTTAACAGCTGAAACTGTTTTGTGCTacttgattttaataataaaaacacaatttgcCATTTACGTTGTTCATAGATTGTTATATCATTTAACCTGAGCTACACTtatttaattaaggaatgaagaTAAAAACTTTACGTTTTCATAGAggtatgaaaaaaacaaactgatcACATACTATGAAACCGCAAAGCGGCTTCTTAGAATATGTGATTAGGGTGTTTTTCATACCtcgatgaaaacttaaaaaaaatccctccattttttataatttagcattaATTATagtgaataataaaacaatatggtaTGTTACAACGTTATTTGCAAGTCACGTTTTTCCAGCAGAACAACGTTGACGTCATCGCGCGTGCATTAATTTTGTTATGaggttataaaaaaacattctcgATCAACACAGACAACCAATAGTGGTGAATACAAATACCTAAATTTTACAATTGTGTTATTAATTTGTGATTAATTGGGGAACTATTATAAAAACCAGGGGCcaaataaacagataaaaatatactCTCTGTACCTCagtttaattgaaacaaatatattgttacgtgaaaagcaaattaaacagttttccataaatgcagtTACACCACCAATTACACAAACAGTCGTTCAAACATAAAAAGTACAACAAACAAAACTGCACTTCTTGTGGACTTCCTGTCCTCATGTTGTCATTCGTCTAAAGGTCTTCCGAGCCCTCCTCAGGCTGTGAGGAGACAGGGATACCAGCTGTCACCATGCTAGCTGTGAAAATGTCCTCAGGCAAGGTTTGTCGGGGAGCTGACTGTTCCTGTGACTGTGATTGTCCCTGGAGGTAACCTGGGTGTGTTTGGCGAATATAATCGCACCCCATAGAACCCCACACGCTGGCTTGAGGTGGGTTGCTGGTCCACTGTGAGGGATCAGGCTGCCACTGTGGTTGCTGGTATGACATGGGTCTGCCTGTAACTGGAGCTTGAGGTTGGGGCGGAGCTTGAGTGTCACTGCGTGCATGGGCATTTCGCTGGACATCTTGCAGAACAGTCCAAATGCGGTTTGATGCCTCCATATACAGGTCCTCAGGCAGCTGTCTAAGAATGTTCGCACTCATGTCGGCAAAGTTTTGCCTCTGACGCTCCTGGGCGGTACTCTCTGGTCGGAGGTACCTTGCCAAATTGTCTCCTACCACCATTAGCTGCTGACTACAACGGACAAGAGCCTGGATACCCTCATCAGGCGCTGTATCGACTACCTTGGCTCTCTTGGGGTCACGCACAAGTGGAGGTCGCGTGCATGTGGCAGGGTCTGAAGACGCAGAGATAGGAGGAGTACTATTTGGTCGCTCTAACGAAGCATCAGCTGCAGAGACGTCCTCTTCGGCTTCTTGTGTGGGGACAACTCGGTTAGTCTGGCCCTCGTCATCAAGGTCAGGAAGTTGGACGTGAAGTCTGGCTGCTCTTTTCTGCTTAAtctgtaaaacattaaagacAATACTTTTTAGtgttatgtacatttaaaaacaggGGACCGGTGTGGCGCCCAGTGGTATGGTATCCGACTCTCAATCCCTTGGTCTCTCACCCATGTGGGTTTGAGCCTCGCAAGGGGTGAACATCTTTATGTGAGAAAGCCTTCCGGCTGACTTGCGGTAGGTCAGTGTTTTCACCAAGTTGTTTGTCTGTGCAACTCAGACGAGATTCTGGAGTCTTCCTCCACTTGTTATTAGCCGAGCGTCGCGCAATGACTGAAATACTGTCGAAGTTACGTAAAAcccaacacaaacaaaacaaaagagcaaacgtttaaaaacaatgttggaaactgaaaacaaatgtgaaataaaacaaaatgtacacgttaaaataatgtttatattttatatttaataacttttactgaaaacaaattgtttcacTTACGCTGCAAACAGTTCGGGATTTCACTGCACCTATGTGCGGAAGCAGAAACTGGAAACGTTCCCACAGTCTCCTGGCCTTGTCAGTGACTCCTTCTACTTCAAAACCACTCCCAGATGGAGTGACCTTCTTGTTCTTGATTTCACTCAGCTTGGACCTTGTGGACTGATACCACTGTTTGATATCCTTGGCATCACGGCCTATAAGTTCGCTCAGCTCCTCCCACTTCCTCTCCCTGGATTGTGTATCCCTCCATTGGTCTCTGTGTTTGTCGTACAGGAAGTCATTGGCTAACAAGAACTCACGAATCTTGTCCTGATCTTCCTCGGAGATGATACTGAAAGTACACAACAAACaaagcatttgaaaataattacataGGATGAGAACACATGCATTTTCCGTCATATCTCAACACGGGCTCgacataattttttaaatggaatgaTTAAGCAAATCACGAGCTTAACATGAATGAAAAAATGGTAGgagttgacatattttttttaaatttatttaaaattaattacaatgaatcagttttatatttttaaattaattagaTATTGCTGAAGTGCATGTAATGCTACTAACACTATGCGATTTCTGGGCTTCTTGGTCTTTGACTTGGGTTTGGTGTTCTGAGTGACGTCTTCCTGTGTCTCTCCACCATCCGTACTGTCATGAACATCAGAGGCATCGTCATGAA encodes the following:
- the LOC128220157 gene encoding putative nuclease HARBI1 → MENGRAIQQFGVILQQQAILNVRYAIQLVQQPIAVHRRRRRRQRRWWTRPWLTQERRLQFGQYSTIIAELREGDTNSFKNYMRMTPEMFDELLQRLAPRLQKSDTHWRKALDPGLKLAVTLRHLAAGDSYPSLSYDFRVASSTISLFIPEVCEAIVQSYSEDVIPIPNTPEEWRPIAEEFERRWNVPHACGALDGKHIALRKPRRSGSEYYNYKGFFSIVLMALVDANYRFLWIDVGGHGHMSDAQIYNNSELSEMLEDGTIGLPPPEPLPNDDRDMPYFILGDDAFGLRTYLMKPFGRRGLEREKLITNYRLSRGRRVVENAFGILAARFRVLLTTMQQTPEIAATIVESCVCLHNLMRIRYPGLQQAQLDQEDDQHNLVPGAWRTNEMLTAIQQVRGHNRDATDAKQQREYLSKYFNSAAGSVPWQDRMIN
- the LOC128220743 gene encoding uncharacterized protein LOC128220743, translating into MPAKKKFKKSDKCKTPMTASDEVPQITKRSIVRGSACCHGASGTVGAKDGSGSGGSKQQHSPENCSVDVLEPRNVSPMMSGNDSTVVGKESCDSVHDDASDVHDSTDGGETQEDVTQNTKPKSKTKKPRNRIVIISEEDQDKIREFLLANDFLYDKHRDQWRDTQSRERKWEELSELIGRDAKDIKQWYQSTRSKLSEIKNKKVTPSGSGFEVEGVTDKARRLWERFQFLLPHIGAVKSRTVCSIKQKRAARLHVQLPDLDDEGQTNRVVPTQEAEEDVSAADASLERPNSTPPISASSDPATCTRPPLVRDPKRAKVVDTAPDEGIQALVRCSQQLMVVGDNLARYLRPESTAQERQRQNFADMSANILRQLPEDLYMEASNRIWTVLQDVQRNAHARSDTQAPPQPQAPVTGRPMSYQQPQWQPDPSQWTSNPPQASVWGSMGCDYIRQTHPGYLQGQSQSQEQSAPRQTLPEDIFTASMVTAGIPVSSQPEEGSEDL